The sequence CTGTTAAATCTTTCAAATAATGAGTGGAGAGAACTGAGAGGAACAGTTATTTCAATGATTTCTCAAGATTGTGGTGCTACATTAAATCCTATTAGAAAAATAGGCTCTCAATATATTGAATATATAAATGCTCATACTAATTTAAATAAAACTGAGGCAGAGAAAAAGGCTCTTTTTATGCTAGAAAAAGTTCGTTTACCAGAAGTTAAAAATATTATGAATAGCTATCCTTATGAACTCTCTGGAGGTATGAAACAGAGAGTTGGGATTGCTATGGCTCTTACATTTGAGCCAGAACTTGTTTTGGCAGATGAGCCTACATCTGCCCTAGATGTTACAACACAGGCTCAAATTGTAAAACAAATGATGGAATTAAGAGATGAATTTCATACTGGTATAATTATAGTTACTCATAACATGGGAGTTGCT is a genomic window of Fusobacterium nucleatum containing:
- a CDS encoding ABC transporter ATP-binding protein; this encodes MLEIKDLTIQYGEKNAVVENFSLTMQKGEIISIVGESGSGKSTVLRSIIGGLLGQGKITSGDIIFNGKSLLNLSNNEWRELRGTVISMISQDCGATLNPIRKIGSQYIEYINAHTNLNKTEAEKKALFMLEKVRLPEVKNIMNSYPYELSGGMKQRVGIAMALTFEPELVLADEPTSALDVTTQAQIVKQMMELRDEFHTGIIIVTHNMGVAAYMADKIIVMQNGVVVDSGTREEVINNPKSDYTKKLLKAIPEMDGERFV